A genomic region of Enterococcus sp. 12C11_DIV0727 contains the following coding sequences:
- a CDS encoding PLP-dependent aminotransferase family protein gives MWSLKKEKGVPVYVSIIELILTYIKNGDLLPGERLPSERKLAAYFQVNRSTVVHALDELVALGWILRKQGSGTIVNEGKWGISTTPRTDWRRYLEQNVFAKVDPYTEQIERLIKQSDHDVLDLYTGELPLDLIPSFSFPPLTWKHFLEEEQQDDLGYYPLRQAISNETEKEYGFSLSPESLLITSGAQQALFLILQVLLQSGDSVAIEDPSFLYALPIFQAAGIRLYGVNMDQEGIDLFSLEKVIRQHRVKMVMVNPSFQNPTGKTMSMKRRKALVELCQNYQIPILEDDVFAKLNFVPSDKIQPLKKLDPENVLYIGSLSKILGSTTKIGWLSAPTSVNQQLAEARKMMDFSLSIFPQLLANLALTDENFPMKVSSLKQKLEQRGKAVFQLLDQLSEWEVTMPEGGFYIWAKWKQGKLQQKDWAVFLQEGLLIAPSFFFSENQDSIRINFSRVDEINFPLFETKLREITKKMSMDSNRL, from the coding sequence ATGTGGTCACTAAAAAAAGAAAAAGGCGTACCAGTCTACGTAAGTATTATCGAACTAATTTTAACCTACATAAAAAACGGTGACCTGCTTCCAGGTGAACGTTTACCTTCAGAAAGAAAACTAGCTGCTTACTTTCAAGTCAATCGCTCTACAGTCGTTCATGCTTTAGATGAATTGGTTGCATTAGGTTGGATTCTTAGAAAGCAAGGAAGCGGTACGATTGTTAATGAAGGAAAATGGGGCATTAGTACCACGCCAAGAACGGACTGGCGTCGTTATCTAGAACAAAATGTATTTGCTAAAGTTGATCCATACACAGAACAGATCGAAAGGTTGATCAAACAGTCTGATCATGACGTTTTAGATTTGTATACAGGTGAATTACCCTTAGATCTAATTCCGAGTTTTTCATTTCCACCACTGACCTGGAAACATTTTTTAGAAGAAGAACAACAAGATGATTTAGGCTATTATCCTTTGCGACAAGCAATTAGTAATGAAACGGAAAAGGAATATGGCTTTTCTCTTTCTCCAGAAAGTCTTTTGATTACTTCTGGTGCACAACAAGCGTTATTCTTGATTTTGCAAGTACTGCTGCAATCGGGTGACAGCGTTGCGATCGAAGACCCATCTTTTCTTTATGCGCTTCCCATTTTTCAAGCAGCCGGGATCCGTCTTTACGGAGTGAATATGGATCAAGAAGGTATTGATTTGTTCTCTTTAGAAAAAGTGATTCGTCAACATCGCGTCAAAATGGTTATGGTCAATCCGTCATTTCAGAATCCTACAGGTAAAACAATGTCGATGAAACGTAGAAAAGCACTTGTAGAACTTTGTCAAAACTACCAAATACCGATTTTAGAAGATGATGTTTTTGCTAAATTAAATTTCGTTCCCTCAGATAAAATTCAGCCGTTAAAAAAATTAGATCCAGAAAATGTGCTCTATATCGGGTCGCTTTCAAAAATTCTTGGTTCGACAACCAAGATTGGCTGGTTAAGTGCACCAACTTCTGTTAATCAACAGCTAGCTGAGGCTAGAAAAATGATGGATTTTTCATTAAGTATCTTTCCACAGTTATTAGCAAATTTAGCGCTAACTGATGAAAATTTTCCAATGAAGGTTTCGTCTCTGAAACAAAAGTTAGAACAAAGAGGAAAAGCTGTATTTCAACTACTAGATCAATTATCAGAATGGGAAGTCACGATGCCAGAGGGTGGTTTTTATATTTGGGCAAAATGGAAGCAGGGGAAACTACAACAAAAAGACTGGGCTGTTTTTTTACAAGAAGGACTATTGATTGCACCTAGTTTCTTTTTTAGTGAAAATCAAGATAGTATCCGGATCAATTTTTCTAGAGTAGATGAAATAAATTTCCCACTATTTGAAACGAAATTACGAGAGATAACTAAAAAAATGAGTATGGACTCAAACAGACTATGA
- a CDS encoding pyruvate, water dikinase regulatory protein encodes MTINEEKKCVTIFVISDSAGETASKLAAASMAQYPTVDFSLFRRTFAKEEEKLRKALEDAKRENAMVLHTIVNDRLVKIANDFFEENNLYHFDILTPPVAEIERLTGIAPTREAGALHHLNENYFKRIEAMEFAVKYDDGKDPRGFLEADVLLLGVSRTSKTPLSLFLANKNLKVANLPLIPEAHLPKQLWETNPKKIVGLTNDPDILNGIRKERMRTYGLPADTSYSDIEKIRKELTFANDLYEKLGCVVINVASLSIEETASMILNALNLEDHSYYATESPEA; translated from the coding sequence ATGACAATAAATGAAGAAAAAAAATGTGTGACAATTTTTGTTATTTCCGATTCGGCTGGCGAAACAGCTTCAAAATTAGCTGCAGCTTCTATGGCACAGTACCCTACCGTTGACTTTTCTCTATTTAGACGAACATTTGCTAAAGAAGAAGAAAAGTTGAGAAAAGCCCTTGAAGACGCCAAACGTGAAAATGCCATGGTGTTACATACAATCGTAAATGATCGTTTAGTTAAAATTGCGAATGATTTTTTTGAAGAAAATAATTTATATCACTTTGATATATTAACACCGCCAGTAGCTGAGATCGAACGGTTGACAGGCATTGCACCGACCAGAGAAGCTGGTGCATTGCATCATTTAAATGAAAATTATTTCAAACGAATCGAAGCAATGGAATTTGCAGTCAAATATGATGACGGGAAAGATCCGAGAGGTTTCTTAGAGGCAGACGTTCTCTTACTAGGTGTTTCTCGAACATCAAAAACCCCACTCAGTCTATTTTTAGCCAATAAAAATTTGAAAGTAGCCAATCTTCCACTGATTCCCGAGGCACATCTGCCAAAACAACTGTGGGAAACAAATCCTAAGAAAATTGTTGGCTTAACAAATGATCCTGATATCTTAAACGGCATTCGTAAAGAACGAATGAGAACTTATGGATTGCCAGCTGATACCTCCTACTCAGATATTGAAAAGATTAGAAAGGAATTAACCTTTGCTAATGATTTATATGAGAAATTAGGCTGTGTCGTGATCAACGTGGCATCATTGTCAATTGAAGAAACAGCATCAATGATTTTAAATGCGTTGAACTTAGAAGATCATAGTTATTATGCAACAGAGTCACCCGAAGCATAA
- the thrC gene encoding threonine synthase encodes MYEGLLKQYKEYLPITDKTPMISLAEGNTPLIPLHSLSKELGINLYGKYEGLNPTGSFKDRGMVMAVAKAVEEGAKAIVCASTGNTSAAAAAYATRAGVKAYVVIPDGKIAMGKLAQAIVYGADIISIPGNFDEALKAVRDIAKTEAVALVNSVNPYRLEGQKTAAFEVCEQLGQAPDVLAIPVGNAGNISAYWKGFKEWHDKKGTLLPRMHGFEAEGAAAIVKGEVIEQPETIATAIRIGNPASWKLAEAARDESNGYIDSVTDEEILNAYRKVAAQDGVFVEPGSAASLAGVIQHVRSGKIKPGETVVTVFTGNGLKDPDTAINATDVKISKMSDLEEMRMHLRNGVSEL; translated from the coding sequence ATGTACGAAGGACTATTAAAACAATATAAGGAATATTTACCAATTACAGATAAAACACCCATGATTTCTCTAGCTGAAGGAAATACACCATTGATTCCTTTGCACAGTTTATCAAAAGAATTAGGAATCAATCTATACGGAAAATATGAAGGGTTGAATCCAACCGGTTCCTTTAAAGACCGCGGCATGGTCATGGCCGTAGCTAAAGCTGTTGAAGAAGGGGCTAAAGCAATCGTTTGTGCTTCTACTGGGAATACAAGTGCTGCTGCTGCCGCTTATGCTACAAGAGCCGGTGTTAAAGCATATGTGGTTATTCCAGATGGGAAAATCGCAATGGGTAAATTAGCTCAAGCCATCGTTTATGGCGCAGATATTATTTCGATTCCAGGAAACTTTGATGAAGCTTTAAAAGCTGTACGAGATATTGCCAAAACAGAAGCAGTTGCTCTTGTGAATTCTGTTAATCCATATCGTTTAGAAGGTCAAAAAACGGCTGCTTTTGAAGTTTGTGAACAACTGGGACAAGCACCAGACGTTTTAGCAATCCCTGTTGGAAATGCTGGAAATATTTCAGCTTATTGGAAAGGGTTTAAGGAATGGCATGATAAAAAAGGGACTCTTTTACCTAGAATGCACGGTTTTGAAGCAGAAGGCGCTGCAGCAATCGTAAAAGGAGAAGTGATTGAGCAACCTGAGACAATTGCAACAGCTATTCGTATTGGTAATCCAGCTAGCTGGAAATTAGCAGAAGCTGCACGTGATGAATCTAATGGTTATATCGATTCTGTAACAGACGAAGAAATTTTGAATGCTTATCGTAAAGTTGCTGCGCAAGATGGGGTATTCGTTGAACCTGGATCTGCAGCTTCATTAGCTGGTGTGATCCAACATGTGAGAAGCGGGAAAATCAAACCTGGTGAAACAGTAGTAACAGTTTTCACGGGAAATGGTCTGAAAGATCCTGATACAGCTATCAATGCAACAGACGTAAAAATTTCTAAAATGAGTGATTTAGAAGAAATGCGGATGCATTTACGTAATGGAGTGTCAGAATTATGA
- a CDS encoding Fur family transcriptional regulator has product MAQSNSKVEQSLTVMKEHGLKYTKKREAMITYLIRRNRYISAREVYEFMNQEYQGVSYDTIYRNLHDFEQLNLLETTDLNGEKKFRFHCCQEVGHHHHFICTVCGKTKEIHMCPMDFFKEQLSGCEIEGHRFEIFGRCEECR; this is encoded by the coding sequence ATGGCACAGTCTAACTCGAAAGTAGAACAATCTTTAACCGTGATGAAAGAGCATGGCTTGAAATATACAAAAAAGAGAGAAGCGATGATTACCTACCTTATTAGAAGAAATCGTTATATCTCGGCAAGGGAAGTTTATGAGTTTATGAATCAGGAATATCAAGGTGTGAGTTATGATACGATCTATCGCAATTTGCATGATTTTGAACAGTTGAATTTGTTGGAGACAACAGATTTAAATGGAGAAAAAAAATTTCGCTTCCATTGTTGTCAAGAAGTAGGGCATCATCATCATTTCATTTGTACAGTTTGTGGCAAAACAAAAGAAATTCATATGTGCCCGATGGATTTTTTTAAAGAACAATTGAGCGGGTGTGAAATTGAAGGACATCGATTTGAGATTTTTGGTCGTTGTGAAGAGTGCAGATGA
- a CDS encoding phospho-sugar mutase, protein MSWEQVYEQWINEENIPENLKKELKDLKEDPEKCQDAFYAPLEFGTAGMRGILGVGINRMNIFTIRQATEGLARFMDAEGMETKRRGVAIAYDSRHMSPEFAMEAAKTLANHDIPAFVFESLRPTPELSFAVRHLNAFSGIMITASHNPAAYNGYKVYGADGGQMPPADADALTKYVREVENPLKVDVLAEDKAKERDLISIIGEEVDTAYLKEIKNVTINQELINEMGKELKLVYTPLHGTGKMLGEKALKQAGFEKFVLVPEQAIADPDFTTVKSPNPEEHSAFEYAIRLGEKEDADLLIATDPDADRLGAAVRLPNGSYQVLTGNQLGSIMIQYILEAHKQAGTLPENAVVLKSIVSSELATAITAKYNTKMVDVLTGFKFIAEKIEQYEADHSQTFMFGFEESYGYLVKSFVRDKDAIQALVLLAEVAAFYKKQGKTLYDGLQDIFKEYGYFEEKTISVTLSGIEGSEKIKALMKRFREEAPTAFADIKVTQTEDFKELTRTFADGKVESLTTPPSDVLKYFLEDGSWIAIRPSGTEPKIKFYLATKAASQLEVDQKIKNFEQAVNDITK, encoded by the coding sequence ATGTCTTGGGAACAAGTCTATGAACAGTGGATAAATGAAGAAAATATACCAGAAAATCTAAAAAAAGAATTGAAAGATTTAAAAGAAGATCCTGAAAAATGTCAAGATGCTTTTTATGCACCATTAGAGTTTGGCACGGCAGGGATGCGCGGCATTTTAGGTGTAGGGATCAACCGAATGAATATTTTTACGATCCGTCAAGCAACTGAAGGGTTAGCCCGTTTTATGGATGCTGAAGGAATGGAAACGAAAAGACGGGGAGTGGCGATTGCTTATGATTCACGCCACATGTCACCAGAATTTGCAATGGAAGCTGCTAAAACATTAGCAAACCATGATATTCCGGCTTTTGTTTTTGAAAGTTTACGACCAACACCTGAGTTGTCTTTTGCTGTTCGTCATCTCAATGCATTCTCTGGGATCATGATCACGGCCTCTCACAATCCGGCTGCTTATAATGGTTATAAAGTTTATGGTGCAGATGGGGGACAAATGCCGCCCGCTGATGCTGATGCATTAACAAAGTATGTTCGCGAAGTCGAAAATCCATTAAAAGTTGACGTTTTAGCTGAAGACAAGGCAAAAGAGCGTGACTTAATTTCAATCATTGGGGAAGAAGTCGATACTGCTTACTTGAAAGAGATCAAAAACGTTACGATCAACCAAGAATTAATCAATGAGATGGGGAAAGAATTGAAACTGGTTTATACCCCTTTACACGGTACAGGTAAAATGTTGGGTGAAAAAGCATTAAAGCAAGCTGGTTTTGAAAAATTTGTACTTGTTCCGGAACAAGCAATCGCTGATCCAGATTTTACAACAGTCAAATCACCAAATCCAGAAGAACATTCTGCTTTTGAATATGCTATTCGTTTAGGTGAAAAAGAAGATGCTGATTTATTGATTGCAACTGATCCAGATGCGGATCGCTTAGGCGCAGCAGTTCGGTTACCGAATGGTTCTTATCAAGTTTTAACAGGGAACCAATTAGGTTCGATTATGATTCAATACATTTTAGAAGCACACAAACAAGCAGGTACGCTACCAGAAAATGCCGTTGTCTTAAAATCAATTGTCTCTAGTGAATTAGCTACAGCAATTACAGCAAAATACAACACTAAAATGGTTGATGTTTTAACAGGATTTAAATTTATTGCGGAAAAAATCGAGCAATATGAAGCCGATCATTCTCAAACATTCATGTTTGGTTTTGAAGAAAGTTACGGGTATTTAGTAAAATCGTTTGTTCGTGATAAAGATGCCATTCAAGCCCTGGTTTTATTGGCAGAAGTTGCGGCGTTCTACAAGAAACAAGGAAAAACACTTTATGATGGATTACAAGATATCTTTAAAGAATATGGCTATTTTGAAGAAAAAACAATTTCAGTTACATTGAGTGGCATCGAAGGCAGCGAAAAAATCAAAGCTTTGATGAAAAGATTCCGCGAAGAAGCACCTACTGCGTTTGCAGATATCAAAGTAACTCAAACAGAAGATTTTAAAGAACTAACGAGAACCTTTGCGGATGGTAAAGTCGAATCCTTAACAACGCCACCTTCAGATGTGCTAAAATATTTCTTGGAAGATGGTAGTTGGATTGCCATTCGTCCATCAGGAACGGAACCTAAGATTAAGTTTTATTTAGCTACTAAAGCTGCTTCACAATTAGAAGTAGATCAAAAAATCAAGAATTTTGAGCAAGCAGTCAATGATATAACCAAATAA
- the thrB gene encoding homoserine kinase, producing MKIRIPATSANLGPGFDSCGIALSQYLNIEVVKNAEEWKIIHSLGADIPSDKTNLLIQTALKIAPDLSPKVLKMTSDIPLARGLGSSSSVIVGGIELANRLGNLNLSQKDKVQIATEMEGHPDNVAPAICGDFVVASYVDGEVYSVKHHFPMCDVIAYIPEAHLLTSESRSVLPASIPYKEAVQASSIANVMIAAILNGNLPLAGLMMEKDRWHESYRKKLVPHLEQIRDLSHKVGAYGAFLSGAGPTVLVISPEEKTTQMVRELEKLPHSAAINVLSIDQEGIQVF from the coding sequence ATGAAAATAAGAATTCCCGCAACCAGTGCAAATCTAGGTCCGGGTTTTGACTCATGTGGTATTGCGTTGTCGCAATACCTGAATATCGAAGTGGTCAAAAATGCTGAAGAATGGAAAATCATCCATTCTTTAGGTGCGGATATTCCAAGTGATAAAACGAATCTATTGATTCAAACCGCATTGAAAATAGCACCTGACCTTTCACCTAAAGTTTTGAAGATGACATCCGATATTCCTTTAGCTAGAGGGTTAGGCAGTAGCTCTAGTGTGATAGTCGGCGGTATTGAGCTTGCTAATCGCTTAGGTAATTTGAACTTATCTCAAAAAGATAAAGTACAAATAGCGACGGAGATGGAAGGTCACCCAGATAATGTTGCTCCCGCCATTTGCGGCGATTTTGTTGTAGCTAGTTATGTTGATGGTGAAGTTTACTCTGTTAAACATCACTTCCCAATGTGTGATGTGATTGCTTATATTCCAGAAGCTCACTTATTGACCTCTGAAAGCCGTAGCGTATTGCCAGCTTCAATTCCATATAAAGAAGCGGTCCAAGCAAGTTCAATCGCAAATGTGATGATTGCGGCGATTTTAAATGGCAACTTGCCCTTAGCTGGTTTAATGATGGAAAAAGACCGGTGGCATGAATCATATCGCAAAAAATTAGTGCCACATTTGGAGCAAATCCGGGATCTTAGTCACAAGGTTGGAGCTTACGGCGCATTTCTAAGTGGAGCAGGACCGACTGTTTTAGTGATCTCGCCAGAAGAAAAAACAACTCAAATGGTTCGAGAGTTGGAAAAATTACCTCATTCGGCTGCTATCAATGTACTATCGATAGACCAAGAAGGAATTCAAGTATTTTAA
- the proC gene encoding pyrroline-5-carboxylate reductase, with the protein MNIGFIGAGHMGSAMIEGLLKAKTVAPENLFVKGGSSGTAEALQEKLGFQLIKDYDELKACKVIFIATGARIVLEILKQAAPFMAKDTILISVATGHTVAEAQAVLGETIHVVHAIPNTPVSVNAGMIGAVFADMPAPTKAEAVRVLESLGKVEEVSEVILGTFGTVAGCSPAFVDIFMEALADGAVLEGMPRELSYEVIAQMMLGSAKLALETKKHPGELKDGVTSPGGSTIKGVTALEKNGFRYAVIDAVKQANN; encoded by the coding sequence ATGAACATTGGATTTATTGGAGCAGGTCACATGGGTAGTGCGATGATCGAAGGTTTGCTAAAAGCCAAAACAGTAGCGCCAGAAAACTTATTCGTAAAAGGCGGTTCAAGCGGAACTGCTGAAGCACTTCAAGAAAAACTCGGGTTTCAATTGATCAAAGACTATGATGAATTGAAAGCGTGTAAGGTGATTTTTATTGCAACCGGAGCTAGAATTGTCTTAGAAATTTTAAAACAAGCAGCACCATTTATGGCCAAAGATACCATTCTTATTTCAGTAGCTACAGGTCATACAGTGGCAGAAGCTCAAGCTGTGTTAGGTGAAACAATCCATGTTGTTCATGCGATTCCCAACACACCAGTGAGTGTCAATGCAGGAATGATCGGTGCTGTTTTTGCGGATATGCCAGCTCCAACAAAAGCTGAGGCCGTTCGTGTACTAGAGTCTTTGGGGAAAGTTGAAGAAGTTAGCGAAGTTATTTTAGGTACGTTTGGAACAGTTGCCGGATGTAGCCCAGCTTTTGTGGATATCTTTATGGAAGCCTTAGCGGACGGCGCTGTTTTGGAAGGAATGCCTCGTGAACTTTCTTATGAAGTCATTGCTCAGATGATGCTTGGCTCTGCGAAATTAGCATTAGAAACTAAAAAGCATCCTGGTGAATTAAAAGATGGTGTAACCTCTCCTGGCGGTAGTACGATCAAAGGCGTTACAGCTTTAGAAAAGAATGGATTTAGATACGCCGTGATTGATGCGGTTAAACAAGCAAATAATTAA
- a CDS encoding ArsR/SmtB family transcription factor encodes MKEIDEIQKVSQLYKVLSDPTRLRLLLLLKQGELNVTAIAEQLSMEQSAVSHQLKLLRDSHVVRSRREGKTIYYTLDDHHVIDILNQTFEHIKHQ; translated from the coding sequence ATGAAAGAAATAGATGAGATTCAAAAAGTAAGTCAGTTATATAAAGTGTTGAGTGATCCAACGAGATTGCGGCTTTTACTTTTGTTAAAGCAAGGAGAGTTGAACGTAACAGCAATTGCAGAGCAACTTTCGATGGAACAATCGGCGGTTTCTCATCAACTAAAATTATTACGCGATAGCCATGTAGTGAGATCAAGACGTGAGGGGAAAACAATTTATTATACATTGGATGACCATCATGTTATCGACATTCTTAATCAAACATTTGAACATATCAAACATCAGTAA
- a CDS encoding homoserine dehydrogenase produces MKEKLKIGLLGLGTVGSGVPTILQEHQEKISQVTGMEIAISKALVRDEEEKRRQAEKFDIQLTTNIEDIINDDEIKIIVELIGKVEPAKTFITKALENGKHIVTANKDLLAQHGSELVALAQKNHCDLYYEASVAGGIPILRTIANSLAADNIQKVLGIVNGTTNYMLTQMVSAKKSYDQALKEAQELGFAESDPTNDVDGIDAAYKMVILSQFAFGMNIRLDQVDTRGIRGLSLDDVAMAAELGYEVKLIGSSENQEGSIAVEVGPMLVAKSHPIASVRNEFNAVFIESSGVGESMYYGPGAGAKPTATSVVSDIITIAKNIRLGTTGHMFNSYQHDTKIAADDTISGKYYFSIEVPDRRGQILKLTQIMTEANVSFDQLVQQKSDGTRARIVAITHTITKEQMKQVTKEIESTEEFELLNTFKVLED; encoded by the coding sequence ATGAAGGAAAAACTGAAAATTGGTTTACTTGGACTGGGGACTGTGGGATCTGGTGTACCAACCATTTTACAAGAACATCAAGAAAAAATTTCTCAAGTAACAGGGATGGAAATTGCTATTTCAAAAGCGTTAGTACGAGACGAAGAAGAAAAAAGACGTCAGGCTGAGAAATTCGATATTCAACTCACGACAAATATTGAGGATATTATCAATGATGATGAAATCAAGATCATTGTTGAATTAATCGGCAAAGTAGAACCAGCAAAAACCTTCATTACCAAAGCACTAGAAAATGGCAAACATATCGTAACAGCAAATAAAGATTTATTGGCGCAACATGGTAGTGAGCTTGTGGCATTAGCACAAAAAAATCATTGTGATTTGTATTATGAAGCGAGCGTGGCAGGCGGCATTCCGATTTTACGTACGATTGCGAATAGTTTAGCCGCTGATAATATCCAAAAAGTTTTAGGCATCGTAAATGGTACGACCAACTATATGCTGACACAAATGGTTTCAGCAAAAAAATCATACGACCAAGCGTTAAAAGAAGCGCAAGAATTAGGCTTTGCTGAATCTGATCCAACGAATGATGTCGATGGGATCGATGCGGCCTATAAAATGGTTATTTTAAGTCAATTTGCTTTTGGAATGAATATTAGATTGGATCAAGTCGATACACGTGGAATTCGCGGATTATCGTTAGATGACGTTGCAATGGCTGCCGAGTTAGGATACGAAGTGAAACTAATTGGTTCTTCTGAAAATCAAGAAGGAAGTATTGCTGTTGAAGTAGGACCGATGTTAGTGGCTAAATCGCATCCGATTGCTTCTGTTCGCAATGAGTTTAATGCCGTCTTTATTGAAAGCTCAGGTGTTGGTGAATCAATGTATTACGGACCGGGAGCTGGCGCTAAACCTACTGCTACCAGTGTGGTGAGTGATATTATTACGATCGCTAAAAATATCCGTCTAGGAACAACTGGACATATGTTCAATTCCTATCAACACGATACTAAAATCGCCGCAGATGATACGATTTCTGGGAAGTATTATTTCTCGATCGAAGTACCAGATCGTCGTGGTCAAATTTTGAAGTTGACACAAATTATGACGGAGGCCAATGTTAGCTTCGATCAATTAGTTCAGCAAAAATCTGACGGAACTAGAGCAAGAATCGTTGCAATCACTCATACCATTACGAAAGAACAAATGAAACAAGTGACGAAAGAAATCGAATCCACTGAAGAATTCGAACTATTAAATACATTTAAAGTATTGGAGGACTAA
- a CDS encoding nitroreductase family protein, with protein sequence MNQTIELLQNRRSYRDFDGNYVIPQAQLQAILDAARQAPSWMNGQFYSIIVLQDKQIREQLVEWNPGNPQIKKSSVFLLFIGDLHRSKMVSEAYDSTYPINESIEPVILATTDAALALENAVIAAESFGLGSVVVGSIRKHGKEISRLLELPEHTFPLFGLSIGQPIVEMQVKPRLPETTVIHYNKYQPYVYQLIEEYDQTMENFAEARETKRWSQKISDFFATEPSMLTDQLLQIKGLLK encoded by the coding sequence ATGAATCAAACGATTGAATTATTACAAAATCGCCGCAGTTATCGTGATTTTGACGGAAATTATGTTATACCTCAAGCTCAATTACAAGCAATATTAGATGCGGCAAGACAGGCACCTAGTTGGATGAATGGTCAATTTTACAGTATTATCGTACTTCAAGACAAGCAAATCCGTGAACAGTTAGTAGAATGGAATCCTGGCAATCCTCAGATCAAAAAAAGTTCGGTTTTTTTACTTTTTATTGGAGATCTCCATCGTTCGAAGATGGTCAGTGAAGCGTATGATAGCACTTACCCAATAAATGAAAGTATCGAACCAGTTATCTTAGCCACAACAGATGCCGCCTTAGCACTTGAAAATGCAGTTATTGCTGCTGAAAGCTTTGGGTTAGGATCTGTCGTCGTCGGAAGTATTCGCAAACATGGAAAAGAAATTAGCAGATTACTAGAACTACCGGAACATACATTTCCACTATTTGGGTTAAGTATTGGACAACCAATCGTAGAAATGCAGGTCAAACCACGCTTACCAGAGACAACTGTCATTCATTATAATAAGTACCAACCATATGTGTATCAATTGATTGAAGAATACGATCAAACGATGGAAAACTTTGCAGAAGCACGAGAAACCAAACGCTGGAGTCAAAAAATTTCCGATTTCTTTGCTACTGAACCTTCAATGCTTACAGATCAACTCTTGCAAATTAAAGGCTTGTTAAAGTAA
- the thiD gene encoding bifunctional hydroxymethylpyrimidine kinase/phosphomethylpyrimidine kinase, translating to MIKKVLTVAGSDSSGGAGIQADLKTFEEYGTFGFSALTSIVTMDPDEGWSHLVTPIEPDLVEKQLKTIFAGGALDTMKTGMLGTIEAIEITRTYIDKFAMDNIVIDPVMACKGTSELLQPENVAAMTRLLLPKATVTTPNLVEAGILSGMGDLTSIDQMKEAAKKILDLGPKNVVIKGGHRLKTDKAVDLFYDGTDFTIFESELFSTDYNHGAGCTFAAAVTAGLAKGYSVVEAVALAKKFVAAAIKNGQKINPFLGHVWHGAYNHASNRMTKN from the coding sequence ATGATCAAAAAAGTATTAACAGTTGCTGGTTCTGATTCTAGCGGCGGTGCAGGAATTCAAGCGGATTTAAAAACGTTTGAGGAGTATGGAACTTTTGGTTTTTCAGCTTTAACTAGCATTGTAACCATGGATCCTGATGAAGGGTGGAGTCATTTAGTAACACCAATCGAGCCTGATTTAGTAGAAAAGCAATTGAAAACTATTTTTGCGGGCGGCGCTCTTGATACGATGAAAACAGGGATGCTTGGAACAATCGAAGCAATCGAAATCACTCGCACTTATATTGATAAATTTGCCATGGATAATATTGTGATCGATCCAGTTATGGCTTGTAAAGGGACTAGTGAATTATTACAACCAGAAAATGTGGCAGCGATGACTCGTTTACTTTTACCAAAAGCAACTGTTACCACGCCTAATTTAGTTGAAGCAGGGATTTTATCTGGAATGGGTGATTTGACTTCTATCGACCAAATGAAAGAAGCAGCTAAAAAGATTCTTGATTTAGGACCAAAAAATGTTGTCATCAAAGGTGGCCACCGCTTAAAAACGGATAAGGCAGTCGACCTTTTTTATGATGGAACTGATTTTACTATTTTTGAAAGTGAACTATTTTCAACTGATTATAATCACGGAGCAGGATGTACGTTCGCTGCTGCAGTAACTGCTGGTCTTGCCAAAGGTTATTCAGTTGTTGAAGCCGTTGCCTTAGCTAAAAAATTCGTAGCTGCAGCAATTAAAAATGGACAAAAAATCAATCCATTTCTTGGGCATGTCTGGCATGGCGCGTACAATCATGCATCCAACAGAATGACCAAAAATTAA